The following are encoded in a window of Streptomyces sp. 11x1 genomic DNA:
- a CDS encoding DUF1349 domain-containing protein gives MDVEIPELPFPLRTYGPDGHWSYEDGVLTGWAGARQDRFVPPTDEGLDPKSDAPRLLGSPEGDFQLIARVTVGFAAGFDAGVLYVHVGERAWAKLCLENSPDVPTVCTVVTRGHSDDANSFTVEGSSVWLRVSRTGRAFAFHASRDGKRWTFVRLFTLAGERESGAALIGFMTQSPMGEGCVVTYDEIEFRPNWPEDLRNGS, from the coding sequence ATGGACGTCGAGATTCCCGAACTCCCCTTCCCCCTTCGCACATATGGCCCCGATGGGCACTGGTCCTACGAGGACGGGGTGCTCACCGGATGGGCCGGTGCCCGGCAGGACCGGTTCGTGCCGCCCACGGACGAGGGGCTCGACCCGAAATCGGACGCGCCCCGGCTGCTGGGATCGCCGGAAGGGGACTTCCAGCTGATCGCCCGCGTCACCGTCGGCTTCGCCGCCGGGTTCGACGCGGGCGTGCTGTACGTGCACGTGGGGGAGCGGGCCTGGGCGAAGCTCTGCCTGGAGAACTCCCCCGACGTGCCGACCGTGTGCACGGTGGTCACCCGGGGGCATTCGGACGACGCCAACTCCTTCACCGTCGAGGGAAGTTCGGTCTGGCTCCGGGTCAGCCGCACCGGGCGCGCCTTCGCCTTCCACGCCTCCCGCGACGGCAAGCGGTGGACCTTCGTCCGCCTCTTCACCCTCGCCGGCGAGCGGGAGAGCGGCGCCGCCCTGATCGGCTTCATGACGCAGTCCCCGATGGGGGAGGGCTGCGTGGTCACCTACGACGAGATCGAGTTCCGCCCGAACTGGCCGGAGGACCTGAGGAACGGCAGCTGA
- the ectA gene encoding diaminobutyrate acetyltransferase, with translation MTAAQAEPLTEIAEGIRIDRPDVSDGASLWRIAGESGALDLNSSYSYLLWCRDFADTSAVARDESGEPVGFVTGYVRPEQPDTLLVWQVAVDEAHRGLGLAAALLDGLTARVARRHPLTTLETTITPGNTASERLFAAFAERHGASVERTVLFEAGDFPDGPHQPEVLHRIGPLTP, from the coding sequence ATGACTGCCGCACAAGCAGAACCACTGACGGAAATCGCGGAAGGGATTCGGATCGATCGCCCGGACGTGTCGGACGGCGCGTCGCTCTGGCGCATCGCCGGCGAGTCCGGAGCCCTGGACCTGAACTCCTCGTACAGCTATCTCCTGTGGTGCCGGGACTTCGCGGACACCTCGGCGGTGGCGCGGGACGAGTCCGGGGAGCCGGTCGGGTTCGTGACCGGGTACGTGCGGCCGGAGCAGCCGGACACCCTGTTGGTGTGGCAGGTGGCCGTCGACGAGGCGCACCGGGGGCTCGGGCTCGCGGCCGCGCTGCTGGACGGGCTCACCGCCCGGGTCGCGCGACGGCACCCGCTGACCACCCTGGAGACGACCATCACCCCCGGTAACACCGCCTCCGAGCGCCTGTTCGCCGCGTTCGCCGAGCGGCACGGCGCGAGCGTCGAGCGCACGGTCCTGTTCGAGGCGGGGGACTTCCCGGACGGCCCGCACCAGCCCGAGGTGCTCCACCGCATCGGCCCGCTGACCCCCTGA
- a CDS encoding DsbA family oxidoreductase — protein sequence MRVEIWSDIACPWCYVGKARFEKALAAFPHRDGVEVVHRSFELDPGRAKDDIQPVLTMLAKKYGMSRAQAQAGEHNLREQAAAEGLAYRAEGRDHGSTFDMHRLIHFAKEQGRQSELLQAFYRANFAEERSVYADADDYLIELAVEAGLDEEAARKVLADPDAYADAVRADEREAAALGANGVPFFVLDRKYGVSGAQPAEVFEKALAQAWGERPAPLTVVAADGAEACGPEGCAVPQ from the coding sequence ATGCGCGTCGAGATCTGGAGCGACATCGCCTGCCCCTGGTGCTACGTGGGCAAGGCCCGCTTCGAGAAGGCGCTCGCGGCCTTCCCGCACCGTGACGGCGTCGAGGTGGTGCACCGCTCCTTCGAGCTCGACCCGGGCCGCGCCAAGGACGACATCCAGCCCGTGCTCACCATGCTCGCCAAGAAGTACGGCATGAGCCGGGCGCAGGCCCAGGCCGGTGAGCACAACCTGCGGGAGCAGGCGGCGGCCGAGGGGCTCGCCTACCGGGCGGAGGGCCGTGACCACGGCAGCACCTTCGACATGCACCGCCTGATCCACTTCGCCAAGGAACAGGGGCGGCAGAGCGAACTGCTCCAGGCCTTCTACCGGGCGAACTTCGCCGAGGAGCGGTCCGTGTACGCCGACGCGGACGACTACCTGATCGAACTTGCCGTCGAGGCCGGGCTCGACGAGGAGGCCGCGCGCAAGGTGCTGGCCGACCCCGACGCCTACGCGGACGCCGTCCGCGCGGACGAGCGGGAGGCCGCTGCGCTCGGCGCGAACGGAGTGCCGTTCTTCGTGCTGGACCGGAAGTACGGGGTGTCCGGGGCGCAGCCCGCGGAGGTCTTCGAGAAGGCACTCGCCCAGGCGTGGGGAGAGCGGCCCGCGCCGCTCACTGTCGTGGCGGCGGACGGCGCGGAGGCTTGTGGGCCGGAGGGGTGTGCGGTGCCTCAATAG
- a CDS encoding aminotransferase class V-fold PLP-dependent enzyme translates to METFESLVRAEFVPKNTYLNTASTGLLPARAVDAMQAAVESVAAGQAQDMFADVEAARAAFGRITGVPDRRVAAGASVAVYSGLIAAALPAGAEVLTAEGEFASLVNPFHVRGDLKVRQVPLERVAESVRPGTALVAVSAAQSADGRVADLDAIREAARERGARTFVDASQSAGWLPIEADAYDYVVAVAFKWLLCPRGVTFLVVPEDLGGLTPVFAGWVAGEEPWDSCYGPVEELARSARRFDESPSLFSYAGARRSLALIEELGVANVRDHDLALADRFRAGLAALGREPVPAPGSAIVSVPGLGRRQAELSRAGIEVSDRAGHLRAAFHLYNTPADVDRLLDALSGRLP, encoded by the coding sequence ATGGAAACCTTCGAGAGCCTCGTGCGTGCCGAGTTCGTCCCGAAGAACACCTACCTGAACACCGCCAGTACGGGCCTGCTGCCCGCCCGAGCGGTCGACGCGATGCAGGCGGCCGTGGAGTCCGTGGCCGCCGGGCAGGCGCAGGACATGTTCGCCGACGTGGAGGCCGCGCGGGCGGCGTTCGGCCGGATCACCGGGGTGCCGGACCGCCGCGTGGCGGCCGGGGCCTCGGTCGCCGTCTACAGCGGTCTGATCGCCGCCGCGCTCCCGGCGGGAGCCGAGGTGCTGACGGCCGAGGGCGAGTTCGCGTCCCTCGTGAACCCCTTCCATGTGCGCGGCGACCTCAAGGTGCGCCAGGTGCCGCTGGAGCGCGTCGCCGAGTCGGTGCGGCCCGGCACCGCACTCGTCGCGGTGAGCGCCGCGCAGTCCGCCGACGGCCGGGTCGCCGACCTGGACGCGATCCGTGAGGCGGCCCGGGAGCGGGGAGCGCGTACGTTCGTCGACGCGTCGCAGTCGGCCGGCTGGCTGCCGATCGAGGCGGACGCGTACGACTACGTCGTCGCCGTCGCCTTCAAATGGCTGCTGTGCCCGCGCGGAGTCACCTTCCTCGTCGTTCCGGAGGACCTCGGCGGGCTCACCCCCGTCTTCGCCGGCTGGGTCGCGGGGGAGGAGCCGTGGGACAGCTGCTACGGCCCGGTCGAGGAACTCGCCCGCTCCGCACGCCGGTTCGACGAGAGCCCCAGCCTGTTCTCCTACGCGGGCGCCCGCCGCTCCCTGGCGCTGATCGAGGAGCTGGGCGTGGCGAACGTACGGGACCACGACCTGGCGCTGGCCGACCGGTTCCGCGCGGGTCTCGCCGCGCTGGGCCGCGAGCCGGTGCCCGCGCCCGGGTCGGCGATCGTGTCGGTGCCCGGACTCGGGCGGCGGCAGGCGGAGTTGAGCCGCGCGGGGATCGAGGTCTCCGATCGCGCGGGCCATCTGCGGGCCGCCTTCCACCTGTACAACACACCGGCGGACGTCGACCGGCTTCTGGACGCCCTGTCCGGCCGACTTCCCTGA
- the thpD gene encoding ectoine hydroxylase: MTTTTTMNTATTVPDLYPSRGATEVTVPRQDPVVWGSPGTPGPVSLAELQAYERDGFLPVEQLIEPDEVAVYRQELERLVADPAIRADDRSIVEPKSQEIRSVFEVHRISELFAQLVRDERVVGRARQILGSDVYVHQSRINVKPGFGASGFYWHSDFETWHAEDGLPNMRTVSVSIALTENYDTNGGLMIMPGSHRTFLGCAGATPKDNYKKSLQMQDAGTPSDEALTAMASEYGIKLFTGKAGSATWFDCNCMHGSGDNITPFPRSNVFIVFNSVENVAVEPFAAPVRRPEFIGARDFTPVR, from the coding sequence ATGACCACGACCACCACGATGAACACGGCCACCACCGTCCCCGACCTCTACCCCAGCCGCGGGGCCACCGAGGTCACCGTCCCGCGTCAGGACCCGGTCGTCTGGGGCTCCCCCGGCACGCCCGGCCCCGTCTCCCTCGCCGAACTCCAGGCGTACGAGCGTGACGGCTTCCTCCCCGTGGAGCAGCTGATCGAGCCGGACGAGGTCGCCGTGTACCGGCAGGAGCTGGAGCGGCTCGTCGCCGACCCGGCGATCCGCGCCGACGACCGCTCGATCGTCGAGCCGAAGTCGCAGGAGATCCGGTCGGTCTTCGAGGTCCACCGGATCAGCGAGCTGTTCGCGCAGCTGGTGCGGGACGAGCGGGTCGTCGGGCGGGCCCGGCAGATCCTCGGCTCGGACGTCTACGTCCACCAGTCGCGGATCAACGTGAAGCCGGGCTTCGGCGCGTCCGGGTTCTACTGGCACTCCGACTTCGAGACCTGGCACGCCGAGGACGGGCTGCCGAACATGCGGACGGTGTCCGTCTCGATCGCGCTGACCGAGAACTACGACACCAACGGCGGTCTGATGATCATGCCGGGGTCGCACCGGACGTTCCTCGGCTGCGCGGGCGCCACCCCGAAGGACAACTACAAGAAGTCGCTGCAGATGCAGGACGCCGGCACCCCGTCCGACGAGGCGCTCACGGCCATGGCGTCCGAGTACGGCATCAAGCTGTTCACGGGCAAGGCCGGTTCGGCGACCTGGTTCGACTGCAACTGCATGCACGGGTCCGGCGACAACATCACACCGTTCCCGCGCAGCAACGTCTTCATCGTCTTCAACAGCGTGGAGAACGTGGCCGTGGAGCCGTTCGCCGCGCCGGTACGGCGGCCGGAGTTCATCGGCGCACGGGACTTCACCCCGGTGCGATGA
- a CDS encoding sigma-70 family RNA polymerase sigma factor, with protein MVVPVEPTLEQPSIDVELHRRLVYGDESALREAYAAYGGLVRRVAVRVTRSPAAAEDVAQEVFAQLWSRPYGFDARRGSLRTWLSMVAHRRAVDWVRGEARHRKDVRADDSALHAIPDAGPDPAEAVVERERSLQLHTALAELPRPQREVVHLAYFAGRTYRQAAVELGIPEGTAKTRLRSALRKLAESLADPPDPAAARGA; from the coding sequence GTGGTGGTGCCGGTGGAGCCGACGCTCGAACAGCCGTCCATCGATGTGGAGTTGCATCGGCGGCTGGTGTACGGGGACGAGTCCGCGCTGCGTGAGGCGTACGCGGCGTACGGGGGACTCGTCCGGCGGGTGGCCGTCCGGGTCACCCGCAGCCCGGCGGCCGCCGAGGACGTGGCGCAGGAGGTCTTCGCCCAGCTCTGGAGCAGGCCGTACGGCTTCGACGCGCGCCGGGGCTCGCTGCGCACCTGGCTGTCCATGGTCGCCCACCGGCGGGCCGTGGACTGGGTGCGCGGCGAGGCCCGGCACCGCAAGGACGTCCGCGCGGACGACTCGGCGCTGCACGCCATCCCCGACGCGGGCCCCGACCCGGCCGAGGCGGTCGTCGAGCGCGAGCGCTCCCTGCAGCTGCACACCGCCCTCGCCGAACTCCCGCGCCCCCAGCGGGAGGTGGTCCACCTCGCCTACTTCGCGGGCCGCACCTACCGCCAGGCCGCCGTCGAGCTCGGGATACCCGAGGGCACCGCGAAGACCCGCCTCCGCTCGGCGCTGCGCAAACTGGCGGAGTCCCTCGCGGACCCACCGGATCCGGCAGCGGCAAGGGGCGCGTGA
- a CDS encoding ectoine synthase, translating to MIVRSFKDLEGTDRHVKAASGTWESKRIVLAKERVGFSLHETVLYAGTETSMWYANHIEAVVCVEGEAELTDNETGRTYTITPGTMYLLDGHERHTMRIKEDFRCICVFNPPVTGREDHDENGVYPLLTEPEEV from the coding sequence GTGATCGTCCGTTCTTTCAAGGATCTGGAAGGCACCGACCGGCACGTCAAAGCCGCGTCCGGCACGTGGGAGAGCAAACGCATCGTCCTCGCCAAGGAGAGGGTCGGTTTCTCCCTGCACGAGACGGTCCTCTACGCGGGCACGGAGACGTCGATGTGGTACGCGAACCACATCGAGGCCGTGGTGTGCGTCGAGGGCGAGGCCGAGCTGACCGACAACGAGACCGGGCGCACGTACACGATCACGCCCGGGACCATGTACCTCCTCGACGGGCACGAGCGGCACACGATGCGGATCAAGGAGGACTTCCGCTGCATCTGTGTGTTCAACCCGCCCGTGACCGGACGGGAGGACCACGACGAGAACGGCGTCTACCCGCTGCTCACCGAGCCCGAGGAGGTCTGA
- a CDS encoding aldehyde dehydrogenase (NADP(+)) has product MAAAPVWSVDPRTGKQREQVAVEATAQEVDAAVRAAHAARASLTDRTVRAAFLRTAADQLQAAKDQLVEVADAETALGPVRLTGELARTCYQLRAFADIVDEGAFLDVVINHPDDTATPPIPDLRRYKVPLGVVAVYSASNFPFAFSVPGGDTASALAAGCPVVVKAHPDHPALSELVAIVLRRAAAEHGIPEGVLGLVHGFEAGVELVKHPLVTAAGFTGSVRGGRALFDAAAARPVPIPFHGELGSLNPVLITEAAAAERAEAIGAGLAGSMTLGVGQFCVKPGLVLAPAGDAGDRLLKSLTDAVSDVDSGVLLDHRMRDNFLAGVAERAELPDVESPVTAGAGGEHTVSPGFLTVPAGRLAAEGEHDLLLEECFGPLTVVARYEDEDEAKSVLSRLPGNLTATVHVSGEEAAEGGRGPELLAELTPLAGRVLVNGWPTGVAVAAAQHHGGPYPATTSTSTSVGGTAIERWLRPVAYQGAPSALLPPELRDENPLGLPRRFNGVLER; this is encoded by the coding sequence GTGGCAGCAGCACCAGTCTGGAGTGTCGACCCCCGTACCGGGAAGCAGCGCGAGCAGGTTGCGGTGGAGGCCACAGCCCAGGAGGTCGACGCCGCCGTCCGCGCGGCGCACGCCGCCCGTGCCTCCCTCACCGACCGCACGGTCCGCGCGGCCTTCCTGCGCACCGCCGCCGACCAGCTCCAGGCGGCCAAGGACCAGCTCGTCGAGGTCGCCGACGCCGAGACCGCGCTCGGCCCGGTCCGGCTCACCGGCGAACTCGCCCGCACCTGCTACCAGCTGCGGGCCTTCGCCGACATCGTCGACGAGGGCGCCTTCCTCGACGTGGTGATCAACCACCCCGACGACACCGCCACCCCGCCCATCCCGGACCTGCGCCGTTACAAGGTCCCCCTCGGCGTCGTGGCCGTGTACTCGGCCTCCAACTTCCCCTTCGCCTTCTCCGTTCCCGGCGGTGACACGGCGAGCGCGCTGGCCGCCGGCTGCCCGGTGGTCGTCAAGGCCCACCCCGACCACCCGGCCCTGTCCGAGCTGGTCGCGATCGTGCTGCGCCGGGCCGCCGCCGAGCACGGCATCCCCGAGGGCGTCCTCGGCCTCGTGCACGGCTTCGAGGCGGGCGTCGAGCTGGTCAAGCACCCGCTCGTCACCGCCGCCGGCTTCACCGGTTCGGTACGCGGCGGCCGTGCCCTCTTCGACGCGGCGGCCGCGCGCCCCGTGCCGATCCCGTTCCACGGAGAGCTGGGCTCCCTGAACCCGGTCCTCATCACCGAGGCCGCCGCCGCCGAGCGCGCGGAGGCGATCGGCGCCGGGCTCGCCGGGTCGATGACGCTCGGTGTCGGCCAGTTCTGCGTCAAGCCGGGCCTGGTGCTGGCGCCCGCCGGTGACGCCGGCGACCGGCTGCTCAAGTCGCTCACCGACGCGGTCAGCGACGTCGACTCCGGGGTCCTGCTGGACCACCGGATGCGTGACAACTTCCTCGCCGGTGTCGCCGAGCGCGCCGAGCTGCCGGACGTCGAGTCGCCGGTGACCGCCGGCGCGGGCGGCGAGCACACCGTCAGCCCCGGGTTCCTGACCGTCCCGGCCGGCAGGCTGGCGGCCGAGGGCGAGCACGACCTGCTCCTGGAGGAGTGCTTCGGGCCGCTCACGGTCGTGGCCCGCTACGAGGACGAGGACGAGGCCAAGTCGGTGCTGTCCCGGCTGCCGGGCAACCTCACCGCGACGGTGCACGTGTCGGGTGAGGAGGCGGCCGAGGGCGGGCGCGGGCCGGAACTGCTGGCCGAGCTGACGCCGCTGGCCGGGCGCGTGCTCGTGAACGGCTGGCCGACGGGTGTGGCCGTGGCCGCGGCCCAGCACCACGGTGGGCCCTACCCGGCGACCACGTCGACGTCCACGTCGGTGGGCGGCACGGCCATCGAGCGGTGGCTGCGGCCGGTCGCCTACCAGGGGGCGCCCTCGGCGCTGCTTCCGCCGGAGCTGCGGGACGAGAACCCGCTGGGGCTGCCGCGGCGGTTCAACGGGGTTCTGGAGCGCTAG
- a CDS encoding zf-HC2 domain-containing protein, which yields MTNDHDGVRELLAAWAVGALPPGDLRRVTPHLAACPSCAAEAERLRDTVRLLDGSADGRPGGGVAGGPGGGVDAGADGVLSLALRSRRPRAAEIAHHAAPYAAAVAGLQALVPEVEGRWGVPVVHDWDAHATVAHLVAADEHLAVCLGVDTGLPVSHIPDGIPAGDAWARRTADVIAHEHRRTPAQTVATWAAQAAALLATPEAADPELAARPVTVLGLRLPVADHFVIRAFEAWIHTDDIGRALALPVPPPPAEHLWSLVRLAVRILGLALHDAPPVLFEVTGPTCTSWILGDDTGPVHAELSLDPVDFCLLVGGRHTPEEVPRAITGDESAARNVLERAASLAWL from the coding sequence ATGACCAACGACCACGACGGCGTGCGGGAGCTGCTGGCCGCCTGGGCCGTCGGCGCGCTCCCGCCCGGCGACCTGCGCAGAGTCACCCCGCACCTGGCCGCCTGCCCGTCGTGCGCGGCAGAGGCGGAACGCCTGCGCGACACGGTACGACTGCTGGACGGATCGGCGGACGGGCGCCCGGGCGGTGGCGTGGCCGGTGGCCCGGGCGGTGGCGTGGACGCGGGCGCCGACGGCGTCCTCTCGCTCGCTCTCCGCTCCCGCCGCCCCCGGGCCGCCGAGATCGCCCATCACGCGGCGCCCTACGCCGCGGCCGTGGCCGGACTCCAGGCGCTGGTACCGGAGGTGGAGGGCCGCTGGGGCGTCCCGGTCGTGCACGACTGGGACGCGCACGCCACCGTCGCCCACCTCGTCGCCGCCGACGAACACCTGGCCGTATGCCTGGGCGTCGACACAGGGCTGCCCGTCTCGCACATCCCGGACGGGATCCCCGCCGGGGACGCCTGGGCCCGGCGCACCGCCGACGTCATCGCCCACGAGCACCGGCGCACGCCCGCGCAGACGGTCGCCACGTGGGCCGCGCAGGCCGCCGCGCTGCTCGCCACCCCCGAGGCCGCCGACCCCGAACTCGCCGCCCGCCCCGTCACGGTGCTGGGCCTGCGGCTGCCGGTCGCCGACCACTTCGTGATCCGCGCCTTCGAGGCCTGGATCCACACGGACGACATCGGCCGGGCCCTCGCTCTCCCCGTGCCGCCGCCCCCCGCCGAGCATCTGTGGTCCCTGGTCCGGCTGGCCGTCCGCATCCTCGGTCTGGCCCTCCACGACGCGCCGCCCGTCCTCTTCGAGGTCACCGGGCCCACCTGCACCAGCTGGATCCTCGGCGACGACACGGGCCCCGTGCACGCCGAACTCAGCCTGGATCCGGTCGACTTCTGCCTCCTCGTCGGCGGCCGCCACACCCCGGAGGAGGTACCGAGGGCCATCACGGGCGACGAGAGCGCGGCACGGAACGTACTGGAGCGGGCGGCGTCGTTGGCCTGGCTCTAG
- a CDS encoding IclR family transcriptional regulator → MSAVETGGGAQVKSAVRTVELLEYFAGRPGMHSLAAVQEAVGYPKSSLYMLLRTLVELGWVETDATGTRYGIGVRALLVGTSYIDGDEVVALARPTLDRLSDDTTETIHLARLDGTNVVYLATRQSQHYLRPFTRVGRRLPAHSTSLGKALLATHTDEQVRKLLPETLPALTEHTITDREQLIEELRQIREQGFSVDREENTLGLRCFGVAIPYRTPARDAISCSVPVARLTPAHEQLVKDALFDARDRLTLATRRL, encoded by the coding sequence ATGTCGGCAGTGGAGACGGGCGGCGGGGCACAGGTCAAATCGGCGGTAAGGACCGTTGAGCTGCTCGAATACTTCGCCGGGCGCCCCGGTATGCATTCCCTGGCGGCGGTCCAGGAAGCCGTCGGATATCCCAAGTCGAGTCTCTACATGCTCCTGCGCACCCTTGTGGAGCTGGGTTGGGTGGAGACCGACGCGACCGGCACGCGGTACGGCATCGGCGTGCGGGCGCTGCTCGTGGGCACGTCGTACATCGACGGCGACGAGGTGGTGGCGCTGGCCCGGCCGACGCTGGACCGACTGTCGGACGACACCACGGAGACGATCCACCTGGCCCGGCTCGACGGCACCAACGTCGTCTATCTGGCCACCCGCCAGTCCCAGCACTATCTGCGCCCCTTCACCCGGGTCGGCCGCCGACTGCCGGCCCACTCCACCTCGCTCGGCAAGGCGTTGCTGGCCACCCACACCGACGAGCAGGTCCGCAAGCTGCTCCCGGAGACCCTGCCCGCGCTGACGGAGCACACGATCACCGACCGGGAACAGCTGATCGAGGAGCTGCGCCAGATCCGCGAGCAGGGGTTCTCGGTGGACCGCGAGGAGAACACGCTGGGGCTGCGCTGCTTCGGGGTGGCGATCCCCTACCGCACCCCGGCCCGCGACGCGATCAGCTGCTCCGTCCCGGTGGCCCGGCTGACCCCGGCGCACGAGCAACTGGTCAAGGACGCCCTCTTCGACGCCCGCGACCGGCTGACCCTGGCGACCCGCAGACTCTGA
- the ectB gene encoding diaminobutyrate--2-oxoglutarate transaminase, producing the protein MTITQPDLSVFETLESEVRSYCRGWPTVFDRAQGSRMFDEDGHTYLDFFAGAGSLNYGHNNPVLKRALIDYLERDGVTHGLDMSTTAKRAFLESFQNLVLRPRDLPYKVMFPGPTGTNAVESALKLARKVKGREAIVSFTNAFHGMSLGSLAVTGNAFKRAGAGIPLVHGTPMPFDNYFDGTVEDFLWFERLLEDQGSGLNKPAAVIVETVQGEGGINVARPEWLRALAELCERQDMLLIVDDIQMGCGRTGAFFSFEEAGITPDIVTVSKSISGYGLPMSLCLFKPELDIWEPGEHNGTFRGNNPAFVTATAALEAYWADGSAMEKQTRKRGEQVEQALISITEENLADVKEYRGRGLVWGMEFHDKERAGRVAKRAFELGLLIETSGPESEVVKLLPALTITSEELDEGLRVLARAVRETV; encoded by the coding sequence GTGACCATCACCCAGCCCGACCTGAGCGTCTTCGAGACCCTGGAGTCCGAGGTGCGCAGCTACTGCCGCGGCTGGCCCACCGTCTTCGACCGCGCGCAGGGCAGCCGGATGTTCGACGAGGACGGCCACACGTATCTGGACTTCTTCGCCGGCGCCGGTTCACTCAACTACGGCCACAACAACCCCGTGCTCAAACGCGCCCTCATCGACTATCTGGAACGGGACGGCGTCACCCACGGGCTCGACATGTCGACGACGGCCAAGCGGGCGTTCCTGGAGTCCTTCCAGAACCTGGTGCTGCGGCCGCGCGACCTGCCGTACAAGGTCATGTTCCCGGGGCCGACGGGCACCAACGCGGTGGAGTCCGCGCTGAAGCTGGCGCGGAAGGTGAAGGGGCGCGAGGCCATCGTGTCGTTCACCAACGCCTTCCACGGTATGTCGCTCGGTTCGCTCGCCGTCACCGGCAACGCCTTCAAGCGGGCCGGGGCGGGGATCCCGCTGGTGCACGGCACCCCGATGCCGTTCGACAACTACTTCGACGGCACGGTCGAGGACTTCCTGTGGTTCGAGCGTCTTCTGGAGGACCAGGGCTCCGGGCTGAACAAGCCCGCCGCGGTGATCGTGGAGACCGTGCAGGGCGAGGGCGGCATCAACGTCGCCCGTCCGGAGTGGCTGCGCGCGCTCGCCGAGCTGTGCGAGCGGCAGGACATGCTGCTCATCGTCGACGACATCCAGATGGGCTGCGGTCGTACGGGCGCCTTCTTCTCGTTCGAGGAAGCCGGCATCACGCCCGACATCGTCACCGTCTCGAAGTCGATCAGCGGCTACGGGCTGCCGATGTCGCTCTGCCTGTTCAAGCCGGAGCTGGACATCTGGGAGCCCGGCGAGCACAACGGCACCTTCCGCGGCAACAACCCCGCGTTCGTGACGGCGACGGCCGCGCTGGAGGCGTACTGGGCCGACGGCTCCGCCATGGAGAAGCAGACCCGCAAGCGCGGTGAGCAGGTCGAGCAGGCGCTCATCTCCATCACGGAGGAGAACCTCGCCGACGTGAAGGAGTACCGGGGCCGCGGCCTGGTGTGGGGCATGGAGTTCCACGACAAGGAGCGCGCAGGCCGGGTGGCCAAGCGGGCCTTCGAACTCGGGCTGCTGATCGAGACGTCCGGCCCGGAGAGCGAGGTCGTCAAACTGCTGCCGGCCCTCACCATCACTTCCGAGGAGCTGGACGAGGGCCTGCGCGTCCTCGCCCGCGCCGTCCGGGAAACCGTCTGA
- a CDS encoding aminotransferase class V-fold PLP-dependent enzyme has translation MTHPFLDLAPLSASHFAAIEDRVARLLSTEQDVVITQGEALLPLEGAIRGAAGPDTTALNVITGPYGQTFGNWLRDCGATVVDLAVPFHTAVTAGQIQDAFAEHPAIDFVSLVHAEAATGNTNPVAEIGEVVREHGALFYLDAVASVGAEPVLPDAWGVDLCVIGAQKAMGGPAGVSAISVSERAWARMAANPRAPRRSYLSLLDWKERWIDGGRRALLHAPAQLEMLTLEACLERIEAEGLDTVMSRHASAAAATRAGALALGGGLEPYVREAADAAPVATTLRSPAGVDAAELVAKALATDPALPLAAGGGPLAAEMIRVNHYGPDATPGVVHSALAGLGAALAEFGASVDLEGARRAAAEAWA, from the coding sequence GTGACACACCCGTTTCTGGATCTGGCCCCGCTGAGCGCGTCGCACTTCGCCGCGATCGAGGACCGGGTGGCCCGGCTGCTCTCCACCGAGCAGGACGTCGTGATCACCCAGGGCGAGGCGCTGCTGCCGCTGGAGGGCGCGATCCGCGGGGCCGCCGGGCCGGACACGACGGCGCTGAACGTGATCACCGGTCCGTACGGGCAGACCTTCGGGAACTGGCTGCGGGACTGCGGGGCGACGGTCGTCGACCTGGCGGTGCCCTTCCACACGGCGGTGACGGCCGGTCAGATCCAGGACGCCTTCGCCGAGCACCCGGCGATCGACTTCGTGTCGCTGGTGCACGCGGAGGCGGCGACCGGCAACACCAACCCCGTGGCGGAGATCGGCGAGGTGGTCCGCGAGCACGGTGCCCTGTTCTACCTGGACGCGGTGGCCTCCGTCGGCGCCGAGCCGGTGCTGCCGGACGCGTGGGGAGTCGACCTGTGCGTCATCGGGGCGCAGAAGGCGATGGGCGGGCCTGCCGGGGTCTCCGCGATCTCCGTGAGCGAGCGGGCGTGGGCGCGGATGGCGGCCAACCCGCGGGCGCCGCGCCGCTCGTACCTCTCGCTCCTGGACTGGAAGGAGCGCTGGATCGACGGCGGTCGCCGGGCCCTCCTGCACGCGCCCGCCCAGCTGGAGATGCTCACCCTGGAGGCCTGTCTGGAGCGCATCGAGGCGGAGGGGCTCGACACCGTGATGTCCCGGCACGCGTCCGCCGCCGCGGCGACCCGGGCCGGGGCGCTCGCGCTGGGTGGGGGTCTGGAGCCGTACGTGCGCGAGGCGGCCGACGCCGCGCCGGTCGCCACGACCCTGCGGTCGCCCGCGGGGGTCGACGCCGCGGAGCTGGTCGCCAAGGCGCTCGCCACGGACCCGGCGCTCCCGCTGGCCGCCGGTGGCGGGCCCCTCGCCGCGGAGATGATCCGCGTGAACCACTACGGCCCCGACGCCACCCCGGGCGTCGTGCACTCCGCCCTCGCGGGACTGGGCGCGGCCCTGGCGGAGTTCGGCGCGAGCGTGGACCTGGAGGGGGCCCGGCGGGCGGCGGCGGAGGCCTGGGCGTAG